From the genome of Malus sylvestris chromosome 13, drMalSylv7.2, whole genome shotgun sequence:
TTCTTTTATCTTGTTTTGTTTATgccatacttagggtctccgtatttagacattgtataaatactcgaaggacccaaatgtaattatgtaataaatgaaagggcaaatatgtaataagtgatgagcccttattctataaaatgactcatcactctcctcattaggggaggccaattcttaggcctgagatccccatAGCCTCACTCTCACATTCAGAGAGgctcatcctcacatacagaggctctctccctcacaatcctctcagagaaatacaatatcagtgtggatgtaaaCCAAACATTGGgttgaaccacgatacatcttgtgttctttactttcttgtagattcacgatcgaatttacgttgtttcaaGACCCATCTGGTTTTGTGCAGCAACATGTTTCATATAAGACTTATTAATAATGAGTAGTCTTAAAACTCATTACTCCTACTTCATATTAAACTTGTTTTAACAAGCGACGACGaagaaagtaaaaacgaatataAAATCTCCAATGCAAAGATAAATATTCTTAAGCAACTGAGTGACAATGAAAAATGAATGTTAGAAAGTGACCAAATGCCAATTAAAAGACCACAAAAAGATAGGGGCCATGGTGGAATATCCAAAAGTCAAGAGTAAAGTTTACAAATTCCAAAAATTGACGTACCTCTGCAAATGAAATTAAGACAAATACCTGGAAAACGATAATACTATATGTCTCCATCTTCGAAATTTCAGCAagaaaagcataaaaaaaaaacaaaaacttcccCACGTGCACGTCCCTCACTACACACCAAAACGAACAAACAACCTGCATCCTCACCGTTCAAACCCACAAACCCACCACGCGTCAATCATCCAACAGAGAGTACGTTCCACACCCGCAATGACGAGTACAGAACCTTCCCCTATGAACCCCATAAGAAAGTACTCGACCgatcaaaaaatttcaaaaattcagaGAAAATTTCGGGGAGAATTATTTATCACCAGATCCCTCTGTTcagacaaaataaaattttcgatCCCTCCGACTTTTCCCTCTCTTTTCCCTTGGAGGGAAAACCTTAATCCAAAATCCCCTGCTTCAACTAGCAGagcaaaattagggttttcataAATGCTTAAGCTTCACTGACGGGGATCTTTCTCTCTGCTGATTCACTGTTTGGTTACCGGAATAGCGGCGGCAGCTTCCGGCGTTTGGTATTCCGATTTGATTTTAGCTCAGGTACGTAATGTGGAGTGAGAGTGTTTGGTTCTTGGTTTAGTTTGAGTTTGTAGCTCTGGTTTTTGTAAGGTGCATTTCTTGAGCtgaattttagggtttgtttggttttgatgtttTGCATGTTGGGTTTGTGGGGAAATTTGTGTTATTTGCTAGTGAGAAGTGGAATGGAGTGAGTTAATTTGATTTGATGTGGTTGTGTTTTATGATTTAGCTTTGTGATTGTGATAAaatgggttttagggtttaagcTTTACTTCGAACTGATGATTAATTACATAATTTTCTGCTAATTGAGCTTAGTTTCGGGGGCACTCTAGCTGCTGATTGATTTCTTGGTTCTCGTTGAGTTTTTCGATTTGCGGTAAATTTTTCTTGAACCAAATGCTGAAAAAAGGTTGCATTTTTCATTCACCCCAAGTTTTGAAACCTTGAGATGTTTGaattagaaatagttgattcGCCCGTATAGAGTGATTAAGCCTCGGATTGGAAGTTATTATGAATGTAGGATGCTTGACTTGTTAACCGATTTCCGAAATTTGAATTCTTTCTTCTGAAGTCAAGTAGGCACACCTGCAGCATTCTCAAAATTAAGCTGTTTAATTCAAGTCAAAATGCAAACGAAGAAAAGAAGTTCCGGAAGAACTGCTGCGAGAGAGCATGCTTGTCCCAAGGTTACAAGAGCTCAGAAGAAAGCATATGAAAGTGTGCAAGTTATGGAAAAGAAAGTTGCTGACCTAATTACATCTTCAGCAAGGAAGCAGAGAATAGGTAGGTTACCTTCTTATTCGTTACACAATAACCTCGGGAAATGTTCCCCATACTTGTATGGAATATATTTAGTGCACATTTTACTTCTAAATGTTAAATGGTGACATCCCCTGACAAATTTCTTTTGGTAGCATACTTGTATCCATAGTGGCAATTTTGAAACTTTTTCTAACCCATAGAGGCAGAAGAATGGCTTCCAATTtctcttcgttttttttttgtcgtcaAGGTTCTATCCAATTACTGTTTTTACTTGTCATCTTTATACCACAACTTTCAGGTGGCACTCATAAAAAGAATGGGGGGCCTGTTACTGCAACCAATTCAGATTTGAATTATGACTCAATGCGTGATGGGACTGCTGACACTTGTTTGGGGCATGATGCTATGCGTGATGATTGCATAGATATTAAGGTAATTAACTAGCTATGTCATGCCCAGCTCGGTTACGTTGCCtataaagcaaaagcaaaaagaagaagaaacaaaacagAGTGTTGCCTGAGCATTCAgtattgaaaaatttctcgaaTTGACCATATCATATCATACTGCAGGATTGTAAAGAGGGAACTACTGATTGCGAAGCGGAAACTATATTTTCTCCTGCCTTTCACATATCTAAACATGCCGAAGGGGAATCTGATAATGGAGGTAGATGAACaaacattttttatattttatatatgtatttcaCATTTATGATTATGTAATCGTGTCTCTTTCCTTCTCTATTAATGGTTAAAAAATCTTACCGaaaagttttgtggttttcttGAGACTGTTGTGACCTTATGGTTTTTGTTTTCCTAGTTGATTTTGTTAAATTCTTTAGAAATGGAGACCACAGTTATCATCAAGATTGTGAAATAATGTACTCAAGGGTTGATGTGCTGAATGGTCATGTTGTTCAAGAGACTTCCGAATCCATGGTTAGAGATGAGAGGAGTTACTGTGAGAACACATTTTCTTCAGTAAATATAACATGTCCTGGTAATACAAATGAAATGATACAAAATGTATGAGCAAAATAGAATGCACAAAAACTATGAGATATGTGGCACAACTAATGTGTATCCTCATTTTAATGCAGTTGTGGATCCAGCCACTATTTCTTCTGAAGTCTCAGCCATATATCTTGCCATGAAAAATTCCAAGTTGGAATGTGTGGATGAACATGGTCACGAGCCCATGTCAACCGATTTATACACAGATGATGACGAGTATGAGGAAGTTGATGACTTTGATCCTTACTTTTTTATCAAGAACTTACCAGACTTATCAGCAGTTGTTCCAACTTTTCGGCCGATGCTTTTGCCTAAACAGACACGGCGTTGTCCTCCTACTAGTCTTGTTTTGGATTTGGATGGTGAGAATAATGGCAAACCGTTGTATTTATATCCTTATTCATTAATTCACATGACTCTCAAGTCTCACCTTAGGAACAATTTGTAACTATATATCTCATTGTTCATGGACTGTTCATGGTTCAGAAACTAAGTGTTGATATGTGATAGGGTGTTGCATTGAGTTTGATCTTTTGCCTGTTTCTTCTGCCAAAATAATCTGGATGTGTCTGAAGACAGTAACTTCCTTGTAGCATGTTTTGCTTTTGTCATCTTTATGATGAGAGTCAAAAAGAACATTTGTTGATAATATTTATCTTCATTTTAATTGTTATTGCTTGATTATTGTAGCTGTATGGTAGGACGGGGGATCCGTGCATGAGCATTTTCTCATAGCTGTTTGTATTCTGATGGAAGATCTGATTAAATTATACTCCACTTTTGTGCATTCGTTTTTCCTTATAAGGGGTGCCAAATGTGTCTTTTTCTAGGACACAGGCATGCATTTTCATCTCACTATATTGTTTATATGATGCAACATTTAGTCCTTGATTTCTATCATTCCTCGCTTGTTGATGTTTTGTTTGAACTATTGGTTAGACTTGCATGCTAATACTGACTTTGATCTGGCAGAAACTTTGGTACACTCCACACTAGAACCTTGTGCTGATGCAGACTTCACTTTTGCTGTAAATTTTAACCTCCAAAAGCATACAGTATATGTCCGATGCCGTCCTCATCTCAGAGATTTTCTGGACAAAGTTTCCAATCTTTTTGAGATCATAATATTTACAGCTAGTCAAAGTATTTATGCAGAGCAACTTCTAAATGTGCTGGACCCAAAAAGGAAGATATTTCGCCATCGTGTTTTTCGGGATTCCTGTGTTTTTGTGGAGGGGAATTACCTCAAAGATTTGTCAGTTCTTGGTCGTGATTTGGCACACACTATCATAATCGACAACTCTCCACAGGTATGCTATTCCAACCTTCCCCGCTCTGCCATTAGCAGTTATCTGTGCCTAAGCCCTTGAAggtgatttattgaatttaatGTGTCTAGGAGCATATTTTGGCATACTTTTTGGAGtgtctttgtttttccttggaTCAGTGAGTTTCTGGATAAGCCtaatatggtgatgaataaaAGTGAGTTGAAAGAAGCTCCATCTAGTCTTCTGGTAAAATTTATCAGCATTATATATTTCGAGTCAATGGTCAATCTTCAGTGTTTTGCTTGTAATGTACATCATTAGTGGGTTCCCTTGCCTTCTTGTGGAATCAAATGTAGTCAGTCCTTTCTAAGCTTTTGGTGAAGCCATGTTTGGAGCAGTTTCAACCGGATATATCAGATTTCATTTAATGAACATTTACTACACGGATCTCAGATTTCATTTATGAACGTTTACGACACTGGATCACTTTGTCAGCGACAAGTGAAATGTGAAATATGAAACACGAATACAACTTTAAATTATGCTAATCTCAGGAGGAAACCCCTAGGATTATGTTTGTCCTTTCTTCAATACtattaactttgtttttgctaGGTGTAACATTTTGGTGTGTTGGCTTTATTTCAGGCATTCGGGTTCCAAGTAGACAATGGAATTCCAATTGAGAGCTGGTTTGATGATCGTTCTGATAAAGAATTACTCTTCTTACTTCCTTTTTTGGAGAGCTTGGTTGGAGTAGAAGATGTTCGGCCACTAATTGCAAGCAAATTCAGCCTTAGGGAGAAAATAGCTGCAGCTGCTTATCCTCTTAACTCAAACAGAGGCGATCCTTTCGAAAGGTAAGCCTTCAATGTGAATGATCAGTTTCACAGTTTGAAATCTCTTCTGGGTGTATTTTCTGTACTTTTAGAACCGGAAACGCTGTTCTGTTTGTTGTGAAGTTatgtgctttcattgagaaagACGGAGATACAATTGGGGTGTAACATGGGTCAAATGCAAGGAAGACACATAAACTTTTGATAGAAAATTTGCTTACAAATAAGTTTCCTACTAATTTAACGGTGTTATACATGTTTGAAGTGTTGGGAAGTGGAATATTGTTTGCTCTTTGTGTTGattgttaaatttttatttatgaagcTTTGGCTTCGTATTTTAGCTcgaaaaatatttttgttgagaGATTAattaagaaagaagagagaatctGTGAAAAGTGTTCTTCAGTTTATATCATGAACATCTCGTGACCTTGCTCGAACTTTGCTCGGATAATCCACCCGATACCTGAGTTCCGATGGCGAGTGTTAGAATATGGACTTCTGGCTTTCGACATTATGCTCAATGAGAAGTGCAACATCAGACAGAGGCTCAGCCTTTGTTAAGACTTAAGAGTCGCCGTTTGTCTCTTGGTTCTGTGAAGAACAATTCTAATGCATTTGGGTTGAAATATTCCGTCTCTGTATCTGCAATGGCAATTTGCAAAGTGAAACTGGTGGGACCAAATGGTGAGGAGAATTGAGTTTGAAGCTCCAGATGAGGTTCGCATCCTTGAGTCAGCTGAAAGCGCAGGGCTGAAGTTGCCTGACACTGCAGGTCCGGTGCCTGCTCTACTTGTACTGGGCTGTTGGTTTGGGGATTGGCAGATCAATCGGAGGCGGTGATCTTGGATGAGACGCAGATGGAGCAAGGGTATGTGGTCACCTGCGTCTCATACCCGACCTCCGATTGTGTGattcacacacacaaagaaAGTGATCTCTATTTGCCAAAAAACCACAATGAGTGAAGGAAGAACTTCCATTTGCTACACTAGTCCGGTCAACATCTTTTCTGCATTATTTGAAAATGGTTgtagcaaaagaagaaaaaactctaGTAATTAATTAGTCATTACCATATAAGTTTACTTGACACTAAGAAGATGGGTTTTCTTTTGAATATAGTAGAATTGTGTACCATTTTTCACTTGAAATGatataagaaaagaaattaaacctGTCCGTTTGGGGTTGATTATtgggaattttaacaaaaagcacccggtactgttcactttaacgaaaaaccacatttttacactaaaaagtcaatcttggtactattcactttaccctttattttgtctttatcattaaaactcaaagttttcaagtccttttcattagttttcctttgattaTTTGGTACAGCTTTTGCTTCATCAAAAAGTTTTGGATTACTACGGCTATTTGGTAATGCTGTGGTGTGGAAAAATTGTTGTGCGGGAAAATTAATTTAAAGGTAAACTTCAAAAGTAACTACGGTGCTATTTTCATTTCGGTTCACACATGTTCTTAATTTCACATGCATACAATTCAAAAGTAgttaagaaacaaaaagaaaacaaaggcaTTCTCGAGCAACTTCGAAAGTGATTTATACGAGAGTAATCTAGGCAAACAAACTTCTGCTATATGTTCAGAGTTGGCCCTTTTAAAAGTTATGCCTGAATTAAAATTAAGACCTCTTTGACTTGGTAGGGGAATCGAGGCCTTTGTTAAGTGGGAACTGATGCGTAATTAAGGATCAGCTAATCAGGTGTTACCGTTGGAATTGGCGTGCTCGTTATCAAATCGCAGCTAATTAATCATTAACGACTAGTGATTAGGGACTAATACAGGCACGGTCTCCGTGCACCGCTCCTGGACTCCAAAACCGAGGCCGTAACAAACTCCGATTTCCGTTTTGGGACACGTGTTCAGCAACCGACTCTCTATCCCAGCTCGACGCGTTTTGCATGATCTGCGATTCGTGAACCGTCGCAAGTTAACTTACAAATTTCACCGCCTCCCGCCACTTTCCTCGTTTGTAATAATTCAAATTTTCGTCCAGTTACCAAGTTTCTTCATAAGCAAACTCAAAGCTCTCATTCGCTcattcactttctctctctactctctctctctctaacttccgattttcatttttctctccGAGAAAAGTGCAACAATGGTGAGCTTCTCAGCTCTCTGAACAATTCCTTTATACTCGACGATCTTCGTCAATCTGCTAGTACCGATCCTTGAAATCTCTCTGAATCTCACTGCAACTTCTTCGTTTCAGGTCGTCGCACAGAAAGTGAAGGAAGCAGAGATCACCGAGCAGGACTCGCTTCTTCTGGTAATTTTCGATCGCTCATCTACTAAGAATAATCGTAGCGATAATTTGAAGTTGTTAGTGATTCTTCTGAATTTCTCAATAGATAGTATTTCGTTTTCTAAATCTGATCGGTTTTCGTTTCATTAAATGTCTTCTCATATGTGattgaatctctctctctctcgatgaAATTTGCTGTGAAATATTGCACAACTCCGAAAAAGTTCTGTTAGAATCGTTGTACGGATTTTCAAATATAGACCATATCTGGAAACTGAGGATGATGATACGAGTTTTTGACAAGTAATTGACGATCGGTGTGAAGATATGAAGCTTGTTATtcatttttcagaaaaatttaaTATACGTAGGATTATATCTTAGCATGAGTAAATTTGATTGAAGAAACGCGTTAGATTTCATAAAATCTAAATCGCAATGTTTGTACGATTGTGATGATGAATTTTACGATACTTGTATGAACTGGTTCTGAGCATTCAATTTCGTTTGATCTGAGCTCAGACGAGGAACTTGCTTCGTATTGCTATATTCAATATCAGTTACATCAGAGGCCTGTTTCCGGAGAAGTACTTCAATGATAAGGCTGTTCCTGCTTTAGGTAATTGTTTAATAATCTCAAtttgttgtagtttttgttttaatttcaaatgttggtttatgatttttctttggaattttgaaatcttcgacagagatGAAGATCAAAAAGCTCATGCCAATGGATGCGGAATCTCGCAGGCTTATTGATTGGATGGAGAAAGGTATAGATGGTTGAACTCACTGgtcattaattttttaattttatctcATCTCGttgatttgaaattttgaatgagGTTTCAGTTTCGGTTTCGATTTCTTGTTTGGCTATTAGTTTTTATGTTAATTTCAAACATTTGTAGGTGTATACGATGCATTGCAGAAGAAGTACCTGAAGACGCTATTGTTCTGCGTGTGCGAAACAGTTGAAGGACCAATGATTGAGGAATACACTTGTAAGCTATTCACGAAATTAATCATCTAAATCACCTTGCAAAATTTGATTAGGTTCAATGCTGGTTGATTTTGAAGTGTGAATTTTTTAGTCTAATTTTAATTTGCCTCAGTTTTGGAGAATTGACTTGCTCTAATTGATCTTCACGTGCAGTTTCTTTCAGTTACTCAAATTCTGAAAGCCAGGAGGTTTCAATGAATATAAGTCGCTCAGGGAACAAGAAAAAAGAGGGTGGAACATTCAAGTGCAACTCCACAGCAGAAATAACTCCCAACCAGATGAGGTAACTTTGGTCGAAATTCGTTCCAGATTTTATTCCCATCCTGTTTGgcgaatttgtgaatttttggAACTATATTTTTCCAGGAGCTCTGCGTGTAAAATGGTCC
Proteins encoded in this window:
- the LOC126596219 gene encoding uncharacterized protein LOC126596219 isoform X1; translation: MQTKKRSSGRTAAREHACPKVTRAQKKAYESVQVMEKKVADLITSSARKQRIGGTHKKNGGPVTATNSDLNYDSMRDGTADTCLGHDAMRDDCIDIKDCKEGTTDCEAETIFSPAFHISKHAEGESDNGVDFVKFFRNGDHSYHQDCEIMYSRVDVLNGHVVQETSESMVRDERSYCENTFSSVNITCPVVDPATISSEVSAIYLAMKNSKLECVDEHGHEPMSTDLYTDDDEYEEVDDFDPYFFIKNLPDLSAVVPTFRPMLLPKQTRRCPPTSLVLDLDETLVHSTLEPCADADFTFAVNFNLQKHTVYVRCRPHLRDFLDKVSNLFEIIIFTASQSIYAEQLLNVLDPKRKIFRHRVFRDSCVFVEGNYLKDLSVLGRDLAHTIIIDNSPQAFGFQVDNGIPIESWFDDRSDKELLFLLPFLESLVGVEDVRPLIASKFSLREKIAAAAYPLNSNRGDPFER
- the LOC126596219 gene encoding uncharacterized protein LOC126596219 isoform X2, with product MQTKKRSSGRTAAREHACPKVTRAQKKAYESVQVMEKKVADLITSSARKQRIGGTHKKNGGPVTATNSDLNYDSMRDGTADTCLGHDAMRDDCIDIKDCKEGTTDCEAETIFSPAFHISKHAEGESDNGVVDPATISSEVSAIYLAMKNSKLECVDEHGHEPMSTDLYTDDDEYEEVDDFDPYFFIKNLPDLSAVVPTFRPMLLPKQTRRCPPTSLVLDLDETLVHSTLEPCADADFTFAVNFNLQKHTVYVRCRPHLRDFLDKVSNLFEIIIFTASQSIYAEQLLNVLDPKRKIFRHRVFRDSCVFVEGNYLKDLSVLGRDLAHTIIIDNSPQAFGFQVDNGIPIESWFDDRSDKELLFLLPFLESLVGVEDVRPLIASKFSLREKIAAAAYPLNSNRGDPFER